The Neurospora crassa OR74A linkage group V, whole genome shotgun sequence sequence CATCCCGGAGGACTGGTGTACGCAGCATAATGAGTGGCTGTATGCAAACTACTCCAAGACGCTGATTGATGTGGTCAAGCGGTTTAGTGACTTGGCGCACATGAGCGACCGGAACCGTCTGGGGGGGAGGTCTTTCGGGGCGATGTCTTTCGGGGCGATGGTGGAGCAGGAATATCAAAAGTGGAAGGACGGACGTTCTTCCGGTTTAGCGCCGTGTGATGAATGGTTCCACCACACCATGATCGATCTGGCCGACAAAGAGGTGGACGAGCGGCGTAGGTTCCGGAATGGCGTCGAGAGCGTGAGGTGGGCGACAGGGCAGCGCATGAGCACGATGCCGTATCAGGTCCTGAATAGGACCAAGTATAGCCAAAAGCTCCCTCATCCCCACGTTCGCGGAGGAGTGCTCCCTGTTCCCGTGGACGGGAGAGAGACACTGCGCAGCAAAGCAAGGACTCTCTACAACCGCAAGCTGCGGCGACCTGTCATCGCGGCCTTCTACCGTCACCCGCCTGACCCGGCTGATCGTGTGGATAAGGACAAGCTCTGGGTGACCAGGACGTACCGGATGGAAAGAATCCGGTACCGCAAGCCCCGAGAAATCAGAATCGAAACCGGTCTCAAGGGTGATCCGAGGCGCGAACAGAGACAGTTTACCCCGCCGCCGACTCCTGGGGAGGTGGACCAGATAAAGTCGACTATGTTTGGGCCGTCTTCGTGGGATTCACGGGTGCTGCAGtgggaaagggaggaagaggggaatGGGGATGAAAGTCCGGGGATGGAGGATTGGAGTCTTTTTGGAGCCAGTGAGAGCGGGAGTTAGTGTGTGGTAATAGAGCCTCTTGTAGAAGATAATAAATCAGAGTGCGTATGAACATGGTTTGCTTGTAACGATGGTGAGCAAGTATTAGACAGAAGGCTTCTTCTCCATGAAGCCATTTGGTCCCTCGGAAGTTGGCAATATCCACGAAAAGTGTTGTCTTTCCTCCTACCATGTGGTGTAGCCGGCAAGGTGTCGAGAGAGTCGACGATGAAAGAAGCTTAGTTTGAatggaaaaaggaagggaatTGTTTGGCGACAAGGGAACAATTGTGAGAGGGACTGAACCGACTGCTGCCACTGCCTGCCGCAAACTGCCCTGTCAATCCTCCAGTTCAACGAAGCTTGGCATCTGTCAGGTGATCGTGATGCTTGTCGTGACGCTCGGACCACTCGATCATGGGAACGAAGCTGGGGAACTGAAGCTCCACAGTTTGGACATTGTCGACGTCGAGACACAACATCCTGGACGCGGTTCACCAAGACCACACCACCAATTCCCACGAGACGGTCGCCCCTCTAATTCCTTGATCCCAAGATGGCGTCCGATTCTTCAATCACCACCGCCAGGCGTAATTCTCCCTCCCAGAGTACCCTCCCCGACGTCCAAGGAAGAATGCGCTTTGCTAACGGAGGGGTTGCGCTGGTGACCAAACAGAGGCCACTCGCGAGGAGATGCGCGATGCCAAACTCCCTCTGGCCTACCGCGACAGCTGTGCCCACCTCCTCATTCCGCTTAACCGGTGTCGCTACGATACTTACTACCTGCCGTGGAAGTGCGAGGTACGACGGCCGTTGCCTTACACCGTCACAGCAGCGAATTTAATCTACCCACGACGAGTATCGAACGACGAACTGACAATCCACCCGTAGGACGAGCGACACACATACGAAAAGTGCCAATACGTCGAGTTCAAGAAGCGCGTCGCCAAGATGGACGAGTTGAGGGCGGCCAAGGGTGGAGCGCGGAGCAACTGATTTGATTTCGATCAAATCATTGGGAAAGAAACGGCACGAGCAAAACGAGCAAGGGCACGGAACACAGGACGCACGACGGAGACACAGCACAGCGCGAGGAAAACAGGATCGCGAGACCACACCCCGCCCTGTACATATCTTAGAGACGGGCACGATAATGAGAAGGGTCAATGAGCATTGGAGGATGACCTCTGAACCATCGCGAGTTCCACTTGCTCCCACGACCATATCCATGCAATGGGCCCCCCCAACTCCACTGGCTCGAGTCATGACTGTGGATTGCAGGGCTGTAGGGCTGAAGTCAGTGCGCACTTTCACGAACTGGAACCGTCGACAGGAAGTTTGGAACAGACGCACAATTGCGTGTGGTGCTACACTTCAAAGAAAGGATTGAACGTCAATCGGTATCCGTAAAGGTTGGGAATTTTGAAGCGAAAAAATGTTGACCGGAACAGGAACAATGCACTGTCCGACGGGTTGCCGATCCTACACAGTCACAGCACCGAAACCGGAGCGGATGGAGATCCAAGGTCAAATGCAAAAGTGGTTGACAACACCAAAATCAATCATGTCTGACAATGTGCGGCATTCAGCTTTGGGCCAATCGATCATGGGGTAATGTAATCCAAGATCTTTTCTTACTCTTAGAGCCCTTATCTGATCAATCTGTCCTTCTTAGGTTCCTCTGTTATTCAGCACCGCAAAGGGACAAATAAACTGCGCAGGAAATGTCATACAATCTTATCAGAAGAAGGATACCAGCACTGATGGCTTCGTGAGTGGCAAAAGCTTGTCATGGAGACTTAAAGTGTAGCAGCCATGCC is a genomic window containing:
- a CDS encoding NADH-ubiquinone oxidoreductase B18 subunit gives rise to the protein MASDSSITTARQATREEMRDAKLPLAYRDSCAHLLIPLNRCRYDTYYLPWKCEDERHTYEKCQYVEFKKRVAKMDELRAAKGGARSN